The genomic stretch CCCTAAATCTCGTCCTCGCCGAAGCCCATCCAGTTCCACATGCGGGTGAGGATGCCGCGTGCCTTGCGCTTTTGCGGCGGGACGACGACCGTGGTCGATTCCGGGCCGGCGGCGGCGAGTTCGGGTTGCGGGTGCGGGCGATAGTCGCCATCGATGCGCACGAGCTGATCGTCCTTGAAGTATAAGGTGACACGCTGCTGCTCGATCTCGCCCTTGCCAGGCTCCATTCGATAGAGAAAGTCCCAGCGGTCCTGATGGAAGGTGTCGACGAGCAGTGGCGAACCGAGGGTGAAGCGCGCCTGGCGTTTGGACATGCCCGGCTTCAGCTGATCGACCATCTGCTGGGTGATGACGTTGCCCTGTTGTACGTCGATGCGGTGGATGAAGGGGATGCGCTCCACCGAGGTGCATCCCGTCACCAGCAGACTTGCCAACACCAGGGCAGGAATGAGAAGCTTTTGCATATATATCGAGCCTTAGCGGGCTGCGCCGAATGGGTCGGCATGATACCCCAGCCGCGGTGCGATTACACGCTGCAAGGTGGAGACAAGATCATGGATTCACACGAGTTACGCAAGGCCGGCCTGAAGGTTACGCTGCCCCGGATGAAGATCCTGGAGA from Gammaproteobacteria bacterium encodes the following:
- the bamE gene encoding outer membrane protein assembly factor BamE; amino-acid sequence: MQKLLIPALVLASLLVTGCTSVERIPFIHRIDVQQGNVITQQMVDQLKPGMSKRQARFTLGSPLLVDTFHQDRWDFLYRMEPGKGEIEQQRVTLYFKDDQLVRIDGDYRPHPQPELAAAGPESTTVVVPPQKRKARGILTRMWNWMGFGEDEI